From a single Phacochoerus africanus isolate WHEZ1 chromosome 11, ROS_Pafr_v1, whole genome shotgun sequence genomic region:
- the LOC125111648 gene encoding olfactory receptor 52A1-like has product MSMSNVTILTPSVLTLIGIPGLESVQSWIGIPFCAMYLTAVLGNSWLLSIIRSERSLREPMYMFLGMLAVTDIALSTSVVPKMLGIFWFHVSEIYFDACLLQMWLIHTFQCTESGILLAMALDRYVAICSPLRHAAIFTQQLVTQIGAAVTLRAAILVAPCLVLIKCRLHLYHTTVISHSYCEHMAIVKLAAGNVRVNKIYGLFVAFTVAVCDLTVITLSYVQIFVAVFRLPQKEARLKAVHTCVPHICVFLQLYLLAFFSFFTHRFGGRIPPYIHILVSSIYLVVPPCLNPLVYGAKTKQIRIQMTKMFRS; this is encoded by the coding sequence ATGTCCATGTCCAACGTCACGATCCTCACGCCCTCTGTGTTGACACTGATAGGGATCCCAGGCCTGGAGTCCGTGCAGAGCTGGATCGGGATTCCATTCTGTGCCATGTATCTCACTGCTGTGCTGGGAAATTCCTGGCTTCTGAGCATCATCAGGTCAGAACGCAGCCTCCGTGAGCCCATGTACATGTTCCTGGGCATGCTGGCAGTCACGGACATCGCACTTAGTACCAGCGTTGTGCCCAAGATGCTTGGGATCTTCTGGTTTCATGTCTCAGAGATTTATTTTGATGCCTGCTTGCTTCAGATGTGGCTCATCCACACATTTCAGTGTACCGAGTCAGGCATCCTGCTGGCCATGGCCCtggaccgctatgtggccatctgttcCCCCCTGAGACATGCTGCCATCTTTACCCAGCAGCTAGTCACTCAGATTGGGGCTGCGGTAACACTCAGGGCTGCCATCCTTGTAGCCCCCTGCCTCGTCCTGATAAAGTGTCGACTGCACCTTTATCATACCACTGTCATCTCCCACTCCTACTGTGAGCACATGGCCATTGTGAAGCTGGCTGCAGGAAACGTCCGAGTCAACAAAATCTATGGTCTGTTTGTGGCCTTCACTGTTGCAGTGTGTGACCTCACCGTCATCACTCTGTCCTATGTCCAAATATTCGTGGCAGTGTTCCGTCTGCCCCAGAAGGAGGCCAGGCTGAAAGCGGTCCACACTTGCGTCCCTCACATCTGCGTCTTCCTGCAGCTCTACCTCCtcgctttcttctccttcttcacaCACAGGTTTGGGGGGCGCATCCCCCCTTACATCCACATCCTCGTCTCCAGCATCTACTTGGTGGTCCCTCCGTGCCTCAATCCGCTTGTCTATGGGGCAAAGACCAAGCAGATCCGCATCCAAATGACAAAAATGTTCCGTTCGTGA